The DNA segment CCGCAAAGGTCGCCAGTATGCCAGCCAAGAGGAGGTTTCCGAGAAAAATCAGACCGGGGCGACAGCGCGCCCCGGTTCAGTGGGTGTCAGACGAAGGAGTCGTCGTCGCCAAAGAAGGAAGAATCGTCGGCATAACCGCTGTCGGCGCTGTCATTGTCAGCGAAACGCTGCTCGTCATTGCCCCAGCCGCCGTTGTCACTGGCAGGCGCCGGCTCTTCGCGAACGATCTCTTCCACCACCTGCGGCTGCTGGTTGTGGCTGAACAGGCTGCTGATGCCTTGGGCCAGCATCACACCCCCGGCCACCCCGGCGGCGGTTTTCAGGGCGCCACCAAGAAAACCACCACCTGCGGGCGCCGCCTGCTGGGGTTGCTGATAGTTCTGTTGCTGGATGCCAAAGCTCTGTTGCGGCGTCGGCGCGCTGAAGCCGGGCCGAGTCGGCTCGCGCCAACCACCCGCGCCAGAGGCCGGCGCGCTCGGCGCAGGCTGCGGCTCGCGGGAGCTGCCGCCAAAGATGCTCGACAGGAACCCACCACCGCTGGTGGCCGGCTGCGTTGTCTTGGCCCGTTGCAGTTCATCCTGCAATTGCTGGATCTGTTGCGCCTGCTGCTTGTTCTGCGCATCCAGGCTTTTGATCGCGGCTTCCTGCACCAGAATCGCCTGGGTCATGAAATACCCGGCGGCCGGTTGGCGAGTGATGTGCTCCTTGATCCGCGCTTCTGCCTGGGCGTCGCGGGGGGCTGAGTCCGTTTCGGCTTGCTGCAACCGTGAAAACAGTCCGTCGATCAGGGTTTGCTCTTCGCTGTTCATGGCGACCTCGTTAGATTGCCGGTAAAAATCTGCGTCCCGCCCGCAATGGGCAAGGTACGCCACCAGTAATGGGGCTGGCCCGCAGCGTTTCAATGATCTTTACCCAAGGTTTACGTTTGTCGGTGATCGGTTAAAGTGTCCGCTGCTTTTTCCGCCTGTGATGACTTTGATGAATCCGTTGACCGTTCTGCGCGACTCTTTCTACTTTTTCCAGCGCAACCTGGGCGCCATCGTGCAGTTGTGCCTGCCCTTGGTGATCCTCGAGGCCGTGCTGCAACAAGTGCTCGATCGCACCCTGGGCCCGGAGGCGTTTACCGGCTACAGCATGATCGTGGGTTTGCTGGTGTATCCGCTGTACACCGCCGCCCTGATCCTGTTTCTCGACGCCCGCAGCCGTGGCGAGTCGCCGCGCACCGCCGCCGTGCTGGCCATGGCGCTGACCTTGTGGCCACGCTACGCGTTGCTGACGGCCATGAGCACCCTGCTGATCCTGCTGGGGCTGTCGTTGTATTTCCTGCCGGGGCTGTGGCTGATGGTCACCCTGGCCTTCGCCGAGTACTTGCTGGTGCTGCGCGGGATGCCCGCGCTGGCGGCGATG comes from the Pseudomonas shahriarae genome and includes:
- a CDS encoding DUF2076 domain-containing protein translates to MNSEEQTLIDGLFSRLQQAETDSAPRDAQAEARIKEHITRQPAAGYFMTQAILVQEAAIKSLDAQNKQQAQQIQQLQDELQRAKTTQPATSGGGFLSSIFGGSSREPQPAPSAPASGAGGWREPTRPGFSAPTPQQSFGIQQQNYQQPQQAAPAGGGFLGGALKTAAGVAGGVMLAQGISSLFSHNQQPQVVEEIVREEPAPASDNGGWGNDEQRFADNDSADSGYADDSSFFGDDDSFV
- a CDS encoding YciC family protein, which produces MNPLTVLRDSFYFFQRNLGAIVQLCLPLVILEAVLQQVLDRTLGPEAFTGYSMIVGLLVYPLYTAALILFLDARSRGESPRTAAVLAMALTLWPRYALLTAMSTLLILLGLSLYFLPGLWLMVTLAFAEYLLVLRGMPALAAMKESFRLTRGHFLRILVCLLCVMTPLWLLKGASVAAWPDPQNPLLAVLIDSAHSFLQLFTSVVLFRLFMLIAGDADAR